One Arthrobacter sp. StoSoilB20 DNA segment encodes these proteins:
- a CDS encoding MFS transporter encodes MTKTQTTPTFSLRSVALPAFGPALLFCIGEGAVLPVIALSARDLGASVAVSALIVTLIGLGSWIFNIPASIITEKFGERWSIVGAGALGAIALGAAAFAPQIDDGLWLLAVSMTLVGMSASVFNLARQKFLTEAVPVLYRARALSTLGGVTRIGIFIGPFVGAGVMQFAGISGAYWVGFAGMMAAAALSLTIPDLVSPGASDGGPRPPASTLRSVAVSHAGVFLSVGFGILLLSALRASRQVVIPLWADHLGLDATHASLLFGLSGAIDMLVFYPAGKLMDRKGRQWVAIPSTLIMGSALILIPFTAGFVPLLLVALLIGFGNGISSGLIMTLGADFSPDNGRSHFLGIWRFIADSGATGGPVLLSGLTAAISLSAGIWATGVLGFAAAVVFAVAIPRLKHRRNY; translated from the coding sequence ATGACCAAGACCCAGACGACCCCAACGTTCAGCCTACGCAGTGTTGCCTTGCCGGCCTTTGGGCCCGCGCTGCTTTTCTGCATTGGTGAAGGGGCGGTCTTGCCCGTTATTGCCCTTTCGGCCCGTGACCTTGGGGCTTCCGTCGCAGTCTCGGCCTTGATCGTGACCCTGATCGGGCTGGGTTCCTGGATTTTCAACATTCCGGCCTCGATCATCACGGAGAAGTTCGGCGAACGATGGTCGATCGTTGGCGCCGGAGCTTTGGGTGCCATCGCGCTGGGTGCCGCAGCGTTCGCACCGCAGATTGACGACGGCCTGTGGCTGTTGGCAGTCTCCATGACCCTCGTGGGAATGTCGGCCAGCGTCTTCAATCTGGCGCGGCAGAAGTTCCTCACAGAGGCGGTTCCGGTTCTCTACCGAGCCCGTGCGCTCTCCACCCTTGGAGGCGTGACCAGGATCGGCATCTTCATTGGACCCTTTGTTGGTGCCGGCGTTATGCAGTTCGCAGGGATCAGCGGCGCCTACTGGGTGGGCTTTGCGGGCATGATGGCGGCCGCGGCTTTGTCGCTCACCATCCCGGACCTGGTGTCTCCCGGAGCGTCCGACGGCGGCCCCCGGCCTCCAGCGTCCACGTTGCGGAGCGTCGCGGTTTCCCATGCGGGCGTGTTCCTTTCCGTGGGATTCGGGATCCTGTTGCTGAGCGCCCTGCGGGCCTCGCGGCAGGTGGTCATCCCGTTGTGGGCGGATCATTTGGGGCTCGATGCGACCCACGCTTCACTGCTGTTCGGACTATCCGGTGCGATCGACATGCTGGTGTTCTATCCAGCCGGGAAGCTCATGGACAGGAAGGGCAGGCAGTGGGTGGCCATCCCATCCACGCTGATTATGGGCTCGGCCCTGATCCTGATTCCCTTCACCGCAGGGTTTGTGCCATTGCTGCTGGTTGCGCTGTTGATCGGGTTCGGCAACGGCATCAGTTCCGGACTCATTATGACCCTGGGCGCCGACTTCTCCCCGGACAACGGGCGGAGCCACTTCCTGGGAATATGGCGCTTCATCGCCGACTCGGGTGCGACTGGGGGACCGGTGCTGCTCTCCGGGCTGACGGCCGCCATTTCGCTGTCAGCAGGGATCTGGGCAACAGGCGTCCTGGGCTTCGCAGCGGCAGTGGTGTTCGCCGTCGCAATTCCAAGGTTGAAGCACCGGCGGAACTACTGA
- a CDS encoding cell wall anchor protein — protein sequence MNTTLRKCLLGTCFAGGMIVLSATAANAADTTSGKDGLLSGTQVIAPVTAPITTGATSLGLLGDSAATASTPGTAGGSGKAPSATTNGSNSIGSGTQVIAPVTVPISLGSSSVGLLGGSTATSSATPAAPAAATGSTPAAGTSGSGGIASGTQVVAPVTVPVTVGSTSAGVLGDSSAGTVPAASNPAPAPAPAQAPAQATTSGGESIASGAQVVAPISVPVNIGATAVGIAGDSAAASGSSAAAAPAVPAGSSSGASTSGSDGVASGTQVVAPITAPVNLGSTAAGVLGDSSATSTGTSGGSAPAGTTGGSTTSGNGGILSGTQVVAPVTAPVNLGSTSASVLGDSSATNAGTSGGSAPAGTTGGSTTTGNGGILSGTQVIVPISAPITVGSTAVGVGGGSTGTVNPPVVTPPVVAPPVVTPPVVAPPAVNPPVVTPSVVSPPAVNPPASGLVPGGNPGIVTAGVGTQAATIVAAGSTQGAMPAAVSTAVGSSTALAATGVNGTFVLWAGAMLLMGLVLAAGGRRKAASLR from the coding sequence ATGAATACGACCCTACGCAAGTGCCTCCTCGGCACGTGCTTTGCCGGGGGCATGATTGTCCTCAGCGCAACCGCGGCCAATGCTGCGGACACCACCTCCGGGAAAGATGGACTCCTTTCCGGTACACAAGTCATAGCGCCGGTTACAGCGCCGATCACCACTGGCGCCACCTCTCTGGGACTGTTGGGGGATTCAGCAGCTACGGCGTCCACGCCGGGAACTGCAGGAGGTTCGGGCAAGGCGCCTTCCGCTACTACCAATGGCTCCAACAGCATCGGCTCCGGGACGCAAGTCATTGCCCCGGTCACGGTGCCCATAAGCCTGGGCTCGTCGTCAGTGGGTCTGCTGGGGGGCTCCACTGCGACGAGCTCAGCCACACCTGCCGCGCCGGCAGCGGCAACAGGTTCGACGCCGGCCGCCGGGACAAGTGGTTCCGGCGGCATCGCTTCGGGAACCCAAGTGGTGGCGCCGGTAACGGTGCCTGTCACGGTTGGGTCTACGTCTGCCGGTGTTCTGGGGGATTCATCAGCCGGCACTGTCCCAGCGGCATCAAATCCAGCACCAGCTCCTGCACCGGCTCAAGCGCCGGCGCAGGCAACCACGTCGGGGGGAGAGTCAATTGCATCCGGCGCTCAGGTAGTGGCTCCGATATCGGTCCCTGTTAACATCGGAGCCACTGCCGTGGGAATAGCTGGCGATTCTGCAGCTGCCTCCGGTTCTTCTGCCGCTGCCGCTCCCGCTGTTCCCGCTGGATCTTCTTCGGGTGCATCGACAAGTGGTTCGGATGGGGTTGCTTCGGGGACGCAGGTGGTTGCCCCGATTACTGCTCCGGTGAACTTGGGGTCCACGGCTGCCGGTGTGCTGGGTGATTCGTCGGCCACGAGCACCGGCACCAGTGGTGGTAGTGCTCCTGCCGGTACGACCGGTGGCAGCACAACCTCCGGCAACGGCGGAATTCTCTCCGGTACGCAGGTGGTTGCCCCGGTTACTGCTCCGGTGAACCTGGGTTCCACGTCTGCCAGTGTGCTTGGTGATTCGTCGGCCACGAACGCTGGCACCAGTGGTGGTAGTGCTCCTGCCGGTACGACCGGTGGCAGCACAACCACCGGCAACGGCGGAATTCTCTCCGGTACCCAGGTTATCGTTCCGATTAGCGCACCGATCACCGTAGGGTCCACCGCGGTGGGTGTCGGTGGTGGCTCGACCGGCACAGTGAATCCTCCGGTTGTGACCCCTCCGGTTGTTGCGCCTCCGGTTGTGACCCCTCCCGTTGTTGCTCCTCCTGCAGTGAACCCGCCGGTTGTGACCCCGTCGGTTGTTAGCCCTCCTGCAGTGAACCCGCCTGCCAGTGGCCTCGTCCCCGGTGGTAACCCCGGGATCGTTACGGCGGGTGTCGGCACCCAAGCAGCCACAATTGTCGCCGCTGGTTCCACCCAGGGTGCGATGCCCGCGGCAGTCTCCACCGCCGTCGGAAGTTCCACAGCACTGGCGGCTACCGGAGTAAACGGAACGTTTGTTCTGTGGGCAGGAGCCATGCTCCTGATGGGGCTCGTGTTGGCAGCAGGTGGACGCCGGAAGGCAGCCAGCCTGCGGTAA
- a CDS encoding MBL fold metallo-hydrolase, whose protein sequence is MSAWLELGPNNYVLETEGSLLNTGLVVGSELAMVIDTGCGPRQGREILAAVREKTQLPLVVVNTHAHYDHFFGNAVFADDGVTEFWAHANCAATIEKDADNQRRFVATNEPEMAAGEGDAVDVVVPNALVHDQPVLVDLGGITATLFYLGRAHTDGDLLVGTSTTLYVGDLVEQGAHPSFEDSYPEEWADALRHISALRHRYEFLVPGHGKPASDEFVKTMADTMSTAVRQATQSIRDMPSDATKAIPVLPYGPEQSRWFIKRLQETNAQGRASLAAPDFGPGKTGSYPS, encoded by the coding sequence TTGTCAGCTTGGCTAGAACTCGGTCCCAACAACTACGTCCTGGAAACCGAGGGGTCTTTACTGAACACCGGCCTCGTGGTGGGCTCTGAACTTGCCATGGTCATTGACACCGGCTGCGGCCCTCGCCAAGGCAGGGAGATTCTCGCAGCAGTCCGCGAAAAGACGCAGTTGCCGCTGGTGGTTGTGAACACCCACGCCCATTACGACCACTTCTTCGGCAACGCCGTTTTCGCGGACGACGGCGTCACCGAGTTTTGGGCACACGCCAACTGTGCGGCGACTATCGAGAAAGACGCCGACAACCAGCGGCGTTTCGTAGCCACCAACGAACCCGAGATGGCAGCGGGGGAGGGTGACGCCGTCGACGTCGTTGTTCCCAACGCCCTGGTGCACGACCAGCCTGTACTGGTGGACCTTGGCGGGATCACCGCCACGCTCTTCTACCTGGGCAGGGCCCACACCGACGGCGACCTCCTGGTCGGTACCAGCACCACTCTTTACGTGGGCGACTTGGTGGAGCAGGGGGCGCATCCGTCGTTCGAGGACTCATACCCTGAAGAGTGGGCAGACGCCTTGCGCCACATCTCGGCCCTCCGCCACCGCTACGAGTTCCTGGTCCCGGGTCACGGCAAGCCCGCCAGCGACGAGTTCGTCAAGACCATGGCAGACACCATGAGCACGGCTGTCCGCCAAGCCACTCAGTCCATTCGGGACATGCCATCGGACGCAACCAAAGCCATCCCAGTCCTGCCCTATGGTCCTGAACAGTCGCGATGGTTCATCAAGAGGCTTCAGGAAACCAACGCCCAGGGACGGGCATCGCTGGCTGCCCCCGACTTTGGACCAGGCAAAACAGGTTCATATCCTTCGTAG
- a CDS encoding type IV toxin-antitoxin system AbiEi family antitoxin, which translates to MDTGSMFHSFQEVLRQRGWRVDLGPPKTSADLPTYLLFFSLDGLAFTQTCIEIAQYPLPISLITKVARDADADFVLAPKIGPTTSSELRRLSINHADLTGRLSLRSPGVVLEVEGLPGGNSDGVSKAWLREHNKGRSIDLTSTKTAQLVFCILNWPKLLAAPSRLIADVAGVSLGLVPRTLRHLEEIEMVHGRRWMGSGRSIIAHAWLAAYRNRLGPSLHIATMETPLLEVLEANTTLGGGFAVPWLIRPRIGAAYVAELSDDLVRASRLRKSESPNVEVRKKFWRSPPAEFLEGPHRAGEQNTAPPLLVYADLSSSLDQREQEAARAYLQEEPELQWLRGGSL; encoded by the coding sequence ATGGATACAGGCTCGATGTTCCACTCCTTCCAAGAGGTGCTCCGCCAAAGAGGGTGGCGGGTTGATCTGGGTCCGCCGAAGACCAGCGCAGATCTTCCAACCTATCTGCTGTTCTTTTCGCTCGATGGACTCGCTTTCACCCAAACCTGTATCGAAATCGCTCAATACCCCCTGCCGATCAGCCTCATCACGAAGGTTGCTCGCGATGCGGACGCCGACTTCGTACTGGCCCCCAAAATCGGGCCGACCACGAGTTCGGAACTTCGCAGACTCTCCATCAACCACGCCGATCTCACTGGACGGCTGAGTCTTCGTTCTCCCGGCGTAGTACTTGAAGTTGAAGGCCTCCCGGGGGGCAACTCGGATGGGGTATCCAAAGCCTGGCTTCGAGAGCACAATAAGGGCCGCAGCATTGACCTCACCTCAACGAAAACTGCCCAGCTGGTCTTTTGCATACTTAATTGGCCCAAGCTTCTTGCTGCACCGTCCAGGCTCATTGCTGATGTCGCCGGGGTCTCCCTCGGACTCGTCCCGCGCACCCTCCGCCACCTTGAAGAAATCGAGATGGTGCATGGCCGCCGCTGGATGGGTTCGGGACGGTCAATCATCGCCCACGCTTGGCTGGCTGCCTATCGCAATAGACTCGGTCCGTCGCTGCACATAGCCACAATGGAAACACCGCTTCTTGAGGTTTTGGAGGCCAACACGACTCTCGGAGGGGGATTCGCAGTTCCATGGCTCATCAGGCCGCGCATAGGAGCCGCCTACGTTGCTGAGCTCAGTGACGATTTGGTTCGAGCTTCCAGACTTAGGAAGAGCGAATCGCCAAACGTCGAGGTACGCAAAAAATTCTGGAGAAGCCCACCAGCCGAATTCCTCGAAGGGCCACATAGAGCCGGCGAACAAAACACGGCGCCGCCCCTCCTTGTGTACGCCGATCTAAGCTCATCACTCGATCAACGTGAACAGGAGGCAGCCCGTGCTTACCTCCAAGAGGAACCTGAACTTCAGTGGCTACGCGGCGGCTCACTTTGA
- a CDS encoding S8 family serine peptidase, with translation MVNDTRIRSLRAAGLALTTLLIGGGLAVQPAAADTVDIVPAGPQVLKPAPESPTDQFIVGMKDATAQSADKAVRDVAGKAATALGAVAETSRLNATGGHVIKLDKSLSAAESAQFVKTLRTDPSISYAEPDDIMHPTADASDPGFPEQWNLKGPNSINAAGAWDYVKGENVVVAVVDSGITRHEDLDANVLPGYDMISYAEDARDGDGRDPDPTDQGDWEPAGVCEVGSPAQNSSWHGTHVAGIIAAVANNGQGVTGVAPNAKILPVRALSYCGGYTSDIADAIIWAAGGVVTGAPANPNPARVINLSLGGIKPCSATYQNAINFARNAGAAVVVSAGNSNRPAADASPANCENVITVAASNASGARAQYSNYGSAVDVTAPGGDMSQAAENGILSTFNFGKTTSAGSAYAWMQGTSMAAPQVAGLAALLISAEGSSLTPAQIEQQLKATSRPLPAGCPAGCGAGLVDANKALATYGGGAPVNRRKITDFDGDSRSDVLARDSSGRLWLYSGNGYLGWLGARQIGSGWNSMTAIESPGDFDGDGNADVLARDSSGRLWLYPGNGSGGWLPARQIGSGWNVMTAIEAPGDFNGDYKADVIARDSAGVLWLYPGNGSGGWLPARQIGQGWNVMTAIEGVGDFNGDGKADVVARNGSGALLLYPGNGSGGWLAGGQIGQGWNIMTAIESPGDFNGDGTVDLLGRASNGDLVLYGGNGSGGWIYATQVGSGWNIMTAIL, from the coding sequence ATGGTAAATGACACCCGAATCCGGTCCCTGAGAGCTGCAGGTCTGGCGCTCACTACTCTTCTGATCGGTGGTGGCTTGGCGGTCCAGCCGGCCGCAGCAGACACCGTGGACATTGTTCCGGCAGGGCCCCAGGTCCTGAAGCCCGCCCCCGAATCTCCCACGGATCAGTTCATTGTGGGAATGAAGGATGCAACAGCCCAGTCCGCCGACAAGGCAGTGCGCGATGTTGCCGGCAAAGCCGCCACCGCCCTTGGCGCTGTGGCGGAGACCTCCCGCCTGAACGCCACTGGCGGACATGTCATCAAACTGGACAAGTCGCTTTCGGCCGCCGAATCTGCCCAATTCGTCAAAACTTTGCGCACGGATCCATCGATTTCCTACGCGGAGCCCGATGACATCATGCATCCCACTGCTGATGCGAGTGACCCCGGGTTCCCCGAGCAGTGGAACCTGAAGGGTCCGAACAGCATCAATGCCGCGGGGGCTTGGGATTACGTCAAGGGCGAGAACGTTGTTGTTGCCGTGGTGGACAGTGGGATCACCCGGCACGAGGATCTGGATGCGAACGTCCTGCCCGGCTATGACATGATCTCCTACGCCGAAGACGCACGGGACGGCGATGGCCGTGACCCGGACCCCACCGATCAGGGTGACTGGGAGCCTGCCGGCGTGTGCGAGGTTGGAAGTCCGGCTCAGAACTCGTCCTGGCATGGCACCCATGTGGCCGGGATCATCGCCGCTGTTGCCAACAACGGTCAAGGCGTCACCGGTGTTGCACCGAATGCGAAGATCCTTCCCGTCAGGGCGCTGAGCTACTGCGGCGGCTACACCTCCGACATCGCGGACGCCATCATTTGGGCCGCGGGCGGAGTTGTTACCGGAGCGCCGGCCAACCCCAACCCGGCCCGTGTCATTAACCTGAGCCTCGGCGGTATCAAGCCCTGCTCTGCTACGTACCAAAACGCCATCAATTTTGCGCGCAACGCTGGCGCTGCTGTTGTGGTTTCGGCAGGAAACTCCAACCGTCCCGCTGCCGATGCAAGCCCGGCCAACTGCGAAAACGTCATCACCGTGGCCGCCAGCAACGCCTCCGGTGCCCGCGCCCAGTACTCAAACTACGGTAGTGCAGTGGACGTCACGGCCCCTGGCGGCGACATGAGCCAGGCTGCCGAAAACGGAATCCTGTCTACCTTCAACTTCGGAAAAACCACCAGCGCCGGATCTGCCTACGCCTGGATGCAGGGAACCTCCATGGCGGCTCCCCAGGTTGCCGGGCTGGCGGCGTTGCTGATCTCGGCCGAGGGCAGCAGCCTCACACCCGCGCAGATAGAGCAGCAACTCAAAGCCACCTCACGGCCACTTCCGGCGGGATGCCCTGCCGGCTGCGGTGCCGGCCTTGTTGATGCGAATAAAGCACTCGCCACGTACGGCGGCGGCGCCCCGGTCAACAGGAGGAAAATCACCGATTTCGACGGCGACTCCCGCAGCGACGTCCTGGCCCGCGACTCCAGCGGCCGGTTGTGGCTGTACTCGGGCAACGGGTACCTCGGCTGGCTCGGCGCCCGTCAGATCGGTTCGGGCTGGAATTCAATGACCGCTATCGAGTCTCCCGGTGACTTTGACGGCGACGGCAATGCCGATGTCCTGGCCCGCGATTCCAGCGGTCGGTTGTGGCTTTACCCGGGCAACGGATCCGGCGGTTGGCTTCCTGCCCGACAAATCGGATCCGGCTGGAACGTCATGACGGCCATTGAAGCTCCCGGAGATTTCAATGGGGACTACAAGGCCGATGTTATTGCCCGCGACTCCGCCGGCGTCCTGTGGCTCTACCCGGGCAATGGCTCGGGTGGTTGGCTTCCTGCCCGCCAGATCGGCCAGGGCTGGAACGTTATGACGGCCATTGAAGGTGTGGGTGACTTCAACGGAGACGGCAAGGCAGACGTTGTGGCGCGCAACGGCTCCGGAGCGCTTCTGCTGTACCCGGGCAATGGCTCCGGTGGTTGGCTTGCAGGAGGCCAGATCGGCCAGGGATGGAACATCATGACCGCCATCGAATCTCCCGGCGACTTCAACGGGGACGGCACCGTGGACCTTCTGGGCCGCGCCAGCAACGGGGACCTGGTTCTCTACGGTGGCAACGGATCCGGCGGCTGGATCTATGCCACTCAGGTGGGATCCGGATGGAACATCATGACGGCAATCCTCTGA
- a CDS encoding TROVE domain-containing protein — protein MADALSAINLRATPQSQPSDSRQVPNSAGGHAFIVAPLERLRRFLVLGTDGGTYYGSEHALTVENADVVLGWARERTAELVDEVVSISTAGRAPRNNPALFCLAAATALGDPDGRQLALSALSKVARTGTHLFLFAGYVEQFRGWGRGLRRAVADWYVAKPVDEVAYQAVKYRQRGGWTHRDLLRLAHPSTTEADRKQLFDWICGRGTDGPQIIEGFEKAQAASTPTEWVALLEDYQQLSWEMLPNAALREPAVWTKLLNNGIPQTALMRQLPRLTRLGLLAPMSETLDAVTGQLTDSTRLRNARVHPVNVLVAARTYASGSSARGKSSWEPVGQVVDALDAAFYASFATVTPANKRTLLALDVSGSMTMPVSGLPITAREVSAAMALVTAATEPKTTTLGFTSNSSNAKKGLFQRNVPLDGISPLPISSRQRLDDVLNTISGLPFGGTDCALPMLWAMANKVKVDTFVIYTDNETWAGRIHPHEALRRYREWSGIDARLAVVGLTSTDFSIADPSDPGMLDIAGFDASLPTLLSDFSARVI, from the coding sequence GTGGCCGATGCACTAAGCGCAATTAACCTACGGGCTACGCCCCAGTCGCAGCCCTCTGATTCACGCCAGGTTCCCAACAGCGCCGGCGGTCATGCCTTCATAGTTGCGCCCTTGGAGCGCCTGCGTCGCTTTCTGGTACTTGGCACCGACGGCGGCACATACTACGGTTCCGAGCACGCCCTGACGGTGGAAAACGCCGACGTCGTTCTCGGATGGGCTCGCGAAAGGACCGCCGAACTTGTGGACGAGGTTGTCTCGATCTCCACGGCCGGGCGCGCACCGCGGAACAATCCGGCACTCTTCTGCCTGGCAGCTGCCACGGCTCTGGGCGATCCGGATGGCCGGCAGCTCGCGTTGTCGGCTCTGTCCAAGGTGGCTCGTACCGGAACCCATTTGTTCCTCTTCGCCGGATATGTGGAGCAGTTCAGGGGCTGGGGACGGGGCCTGCGCCGCGCAGTTGCTGACTGGTACGTCGCCAAGCCAGTGGACGAGGTTGCCTACCAGGCTGTGAAGTACAGGCAGCGCGGCGGGTGGACGCATAGGGACCTTCTACGCCTGGCGCACCCCTCTACAACAGAAGCGGACCGGAAGCAGCTCTTCGACTGGATCTGCGGCCGCGGCACTGATGGCCCGCAGATCATTGAGGGGTTCGAGAAGGCTCAGGCTGCCTCGACGCCCACCGAATGGGTCGCCCTTCTGGAGGACTACCAGCAGTTGTCATGGGAAATGCTGCCAAACGCTGCCCTGAGGGAACCGGCTGTGTGGACCAAGCTTCTGAATAACGGCATCCCGCAGACGGCACTGATGCGGCAGCTACCTCGGCTGACGCGCCTCGGCCTCCTGGCGCCGATGTCCGAAACGCTCGACGCCGTCACCGGCCAGCTTACGGACAGCACCAGGCTGCGTAACGCCCGGGTCCATCCAGTCAATGTGCTGGTGGCTGCCCGTACCTACGCTTCTGGCTCGTCTGCACGCGGAAAGTCCTCGTGGGAACCGGTGGGACAGGTAGTTGATGCCCTTGACGCTGCCTTCTATGCTTCCTTTGCCACCGTAACGCCTGCCAACAAGCGGACGTTGCTCGCCTTGGACGTATCAGGCTCAATGACCATGCCCGTCTCGGGTTTGCCAATTACAGCCCGGGAAGTCTCGGCGGCGATGGCTTTGGTGACAGCAGCAACGGAGCCGAAGACCACCACTCTCGGCTTTACGTCCAACTCGAGCAATGCGAAAAAGGGTCTGTTCCAGCGCAATGTGCCACTGGATGGGATCTCGCCGCTGCCAATTTCGTCCCGGCAGAGGCTGGATGACGTTCTCAACACGATCTCAGGGCTGCCGTTCGGCGGTACCGACTGTGCCCTCCCGATGTTGTGGGCCATGGCCAACAAGGTCAAGGTGGACACGTTCGTCATCTATACGGACAACGAGACGTGGGCAGGACGCATTCATCCACATGAGGCTCTGCGCAGGTACCGGGAATGGTCCGGGATTGATGCCCGACTGGCCGTGGTCGGATTGACGTCCACTGACTTCAGCATCGCCGATCCTTCCGATCCGGGCATGCTGGACATTGCCGGCTTCGATGCGTCGTTGCCCACATTGTTGAGCGACTTTTCGGCCCGTGTCATCTGA
- a CDS encoding DUF4177 domain-containing protein — MQQYVVLQVILKEKMWGAGSGNLPSLEKAINDQAAKGYRLHTITTASSGSKGVIGGGDRIQATMVFERIG, encoded by the coding sequence ATGCAGCAATACGTCGTTCTCCAAGTGATTCTGAAAGAGAAAATGTGGGGCGCCGGTTCCGGCAATCTTCCCTCTTTGGAAAAGGCCATCAACGATCAGGCCGCCAAGGGCTACCGGCTGCACACCATCACCACTGCCAGCAGCGGGAGTAAGGGCGTGATCGGCGGGGGCGACCGCATTCAGGCGACCATGGTGTTCGAACGCATTGGGTAG
- a CDS encoding cupin domain-containing protein, which yields MTNLVRNINTALDSISEHWQPHRLTSINDYDVKVVKIQGEFVWHTHPDTDELFMVISGNLTIQLRDGDVELGPNDVYVVPKGIEHCPKAENEVQALLFEPKGTVNTGDVGGEMTAKLRELG from the coding sequence ATGACCAATCTGGTTCGCAACATCAATACCGCCCTTGATTCGATCTCGGAGCACTGGCAGCCGCACAGGCTGACCAGCATCAACGACTACGACGTAAAAGTGGTGAAGATCCAGGGAGAATTTGTCTGGCACACCCATCCGGATACAGATGAACTGTTCATGGTCATCAGCGGCAATCTCACCATTCAGCTCCGTGACGGCGACGTGGAGCTCGGGCCGAATGATGTCTATGTGGTTCCCAAAGGAATTGAGCACTGCCCCAAGGCTGAAAACGAAGTCCAGGCATTGCTGTTCGAGCCCAAGGGCACTGTCAACACCGGTGATGTTGGTGGTGAAATGACGGCAAAGCTGCGCGAACTGGGGTGA
- a CDS encoding DUF2000 family protein gives MHENSTAVIDSPSSATVRFDTKVVVVLSEDLLPWQELNVTAFLMSAIATSAPGLTGEPYQDRDGNSYLPMLRQPVLVLAAGSELLAAARERAISREIPVALYTRDLFSTGHDEANRAAVAAVAARDLDLVGIAIRGPKNVVDRIVKGARMHA, from the coding sequence ATGCACGAAAACTCAACCGCAGTCATCGATTCGCCTTCTTCCGCGACCGTTCGTTTCGACACAAAGGTAGTGGTGGTCCTCAGCGAGGACCTTCTGCCATGGCAAGAGCTCAACGTGACGGCATTCCTTATGAGTGCCATTGCCACCAGTGCCCCTGGCCTGACAGGGGAGCCCTACCAGGACCGGGACGGCAACAGCTACCTACCCATGCTTCGTCAGCCGGTCCTGGTTCTCGCAGCTGGATCAGAACTTCTGGCCGCAGCCCGGGAGCGGGCGATTTCCCGTGAGATTCCTGTCGCCCTGTACACGCGTGACCTATTTTCCACGGGTCACGATGAGGCCAACCGCGCAGCCGTGGCTGCCGTCGCTGCCCGGGATCTGGATCTGGTGGGGATCGCCATTCGTGGGCCCAAGAATGTTGTTGACCGGATCGTTAAAGGTGCCCGAATGCATGCGTAA
- a CDS encoding AraC family transcriptional regulator → MGNSVHAWHPAVPYVREVLHATFEDHSYPSHTHEDWTVLLIDKGAVAYDLGRTEHHAVPASITLLPPHVPHDGRSAVGGESFRKRVLYMSEDWLPAKAAEAAVAQPLMVDPQTVAAVTGIHAALSLPTDAMEAECGVLALRDTVRSHLGTPSSPARDAPLARKLREMLDDRLLDSFTIAEAAQLLGAHPSHLVRAFSKAYGIAPYRYVTGRRVDRARRLLLDGRPAAEAAVEAGFHDQSHLTRHFRRVLGTTPGAFTA, encoded by the coding sequence ATGGGCAACTCAGTACATGCATGGCATCCGGCAGTGCCGTACGTGCGTGAGGTGCTGCATGCCACGTTCGAGGACCACAGCTACCCGTCGCATACCCATGAGGACTGGACGGTGCTCCTGATCGATAAAGGCGCGGTGGCTTACGATCTTGGCCGCACCGAGCATCACGCAGTTCCCGCCTCAATTACCCTGCTGCCGCCGCATGTCCCACACGACGGACGCTCCGCCGTCGGGGGTGAATCATTCCGCAAGCGGGTACTGTACATGAGTGAGGACTGGCTCCCCGCCAAAGCAGCAGAGGCCGCGGTGGCACAACCGCTGATGGTTGACCCGCAGACAGTGGCAGCCGTGACCGGCATCCACGCCGCACTGTCCTTGCCGACAGATGCAATGGAAGCCGAATGCGGCGTCCTCGCCCTTCGGGACACCGTGCGTTCGCACTTGGGAACGCCGTCGTCGCCCGCGCGCGACGCTCCCCTGGCCCGCAAGTTGCGGGAGATGCTGGATGACCGGCTGCTCGACTCATTCACCATTGCAGAGGCCGCTCAATTACTGGGCGCCCATCCCAGCCACCTGGTGCGCGCGTTCTCCAAGGCGTACGGCATCGCCCCCTACCGCTACGTCACGGGTCGCCGCGTGGACCGGGCCAGACGCCTGCTGCTGGATGGCCGCCCGGCAGCAGAAGCAGCGGTTGAGGCGGGCTTCCACGATCAATCCCACCTCACCAGGCACTTCCGGCGTGTTCTCGGGACGACTCCGGGAGCATTCACCGCCTGA
- a CDS encoding VOC family protein, whose translation MPVTGPDFISLQTRDLDASQAFYEQYLGLVRSQAGPPHAVVFDTKPIAFALRTIAPGTDLTSVDQPGVGASIWLHATDVQAIHDALRVDGHTIVTAPIDGPFGRTFTFADPDGYHVTLHDRS comes from the coding sequence ATGCCCGTTACAGGCCCCGACTTCATCTCCCTCCAGACGCGCGACCTCGACGCGTCCCAAGCGTTTTACGAGCAGTACCTCGGCCTTGTCCGCTCGCAGGCAGGCCCGCCCCACGCCGTCGTGTTTGACACAAAGCCCATCGCTTTCGCCCTCCGCACCATCGCCCCCGGGACGGACCTGACGTCGGTTGACCAGCCGGGTGTTGGTGCCTCAATCTGGCTGCACGCCACTGATGTCCAAGCCATCCATGATGCTTTGCGCGTCGATGGGCACACCATAGTCACGGCGCCAATCGATGGCCCTTTTGGCCGCACCTTCACCTTCGCCGATCCTGACGGCTACCACGTGACGCTTCACGACCGGTCCTAG